The Thermoanaerobaculia bacterium genome includes a window with the following:
- a CDS encoding 3-dehydroquinate synthase family protein produces the protein MDGAGPVRFGRGTLSELTSAFSFPPGRVLLVTSAAVAALHGAAARRALSGREVVEIAVDDGESAKTLGTLERILDAAIAAGVRRDDAVVAMGGGTLTDVAGLAAALLLRGIAWYAVPTTLVGMADAAIGGKTAVDHPRGKNLIGAFHAPSGVLVDPDLLDTLPARRFREGIVEIFKALLVGSAGPAKAMAERLEAISSDRSVDAFLEEAIRVKRAIVGRDPREAGERRVLNFGHTLGHAIEAAGGYREWSHGEAVAVGMAAALRLSGEGEGFPREDAAALASELLGFAGRSAPAWSSDLEDAMLRDKKSAAGGLSGVLLADWGRPVVRIVSPDEWRKGLEAAVAGAGGGRSPAGS, from the coding sequence ATGGACGGCGCGGGCCCGGTCCGGTTCGGCCGCGGAACGCTTTCTGAGCTGACGTCCGCGTTCTCCTTCCCGCCCGGACGGGTCCTCCTCGTCACTTCGGCGGCGGTCGCGGCGCTCCACGGCGCGGCGGCACGCCGCGCGCTGTCGGGACGCGAGGTCGTCGAGATCGCGGTCGACGACGGCGAGAGCGCGAAGACCCTCGGGACCCTCGAGAGGATCCTCGACGCCGCGATCGCGGCGGGCGTGCGGCGCGACGACGCCGTCGTCGCGATGGGCGGGGGGACGCTGACCGACGTCGCCGGGCTCGCGGCGGCGCTCCTCCTGCGCGGGATCGCCTGGTACGCCGTCCCGACGACGCTCGTCGGGATGGCCGACGCGGCGATCGGCGGGAAGACTGCGGTCGACCACCCGCGGGGGAAGAACCTGATCGGCGCCTTCCACGCGCCTTCGGGCGTGCTCGTCGACCCCGACCTCCTCGACACCCTTCCGGCGCGCCGGTTCCGCGAGGGAATCGTCGAGATCTTCAAGGCGCTCCTCGTCGGCAGCGCCGGGCCGGCGAAGGCGATGGCGGAAAGGCTCGAGGCGATCTCCTCGGATCGGTCGGTCGACGCGTTTCTCGAGGAGGCGATCCGCGTCAAGCGCGCGATCGTCGGCCGCGATCCGCGCGAGGCGGGGGAGCGGCGCGTGCTCAACTTCGGCCATACGCTCGGCCACGCGATCGAGGCCGCCGGAGGCTACCGGGAATGGTCGCACGGCGAGGCGGTCGCCGTCGGCATGGCCGCCGCGCTTCGCCTCTCCGGCGAGGGGGAGGGATTCCCGCGCGAGGACGCCGCGGCGCTCGCTTCGGAGCTCCTCGGTTTCGCGGGCCGTTCCGCGCCCGCCTGGTCGTCCGACCTCGAAGACGCCATGCTCCGGGACAAGAAGTCGGCCGCCGGCGGGCTTTCGGGCGTGCTGCTGGCGGACTGGGGGCGGCCCGTCGTCCGGATAGTTTCGCCGGACGAATGGCGAAAGGGCCTCGAAGCGGCCGTGGCCGGCGCGGGCGGCGGTCGATCCCCCGCCGGGTCGTAA